The Mytilus galloprovincialis chromosome 4, xbMytGall1.hap1.1, whole genome shotgun sequence genome contains a region encoding:
- the LOC143073440 gene encoding contactin-5-like isoform X3 has product MMLTLIISVLIGILNGVLGAPFLNDDSLTITSIKGKQVVLPCIVKNLGFSSIIWFSPSGGAIAKDTHLYSQDDRISVQHPYKTDYNLVIDNIRESDAGIYICMVLGGQSEKHVTLKIQSPPTLDVQRSTPNLKIVMEGDTLSLKCAATGKPEPVISWYRTVETDSPEQTKEDLGTTGTVLSINDIAREAAGSYECVASNNLPPNVSREIIVTVHYKPQIYPQNDQVTKKPGKTVIFECVAEGYPLPQVVWRRNGNIISRTEASNKFRQDVYEDKDSIILSLRINYLDDNDFGIYTCEAENKYGSSAHDYTLEKTGAPKIAVTSSLVRKMKSENGDLECRVRGFPRSVVWFKNGEKLSPSASRRYAIETYQEDDVTVSSLTIVSLETSDFAVYVCQADNEFGSDEMEIRLEQSVIDISGPAEGKVGRDITLVCNATSDTIGKDSIVWLKNGQRLVKSARITTSRDINTDDKRIYSKLFINKMKLGDKGTYTCRTLNLLVKSHSLSITQVPDDFVNIDKSLSSPADVIRKENSGPIKLMCKVEAFPRIMIFWYKYIGKSDGRKQYTEIASGDEMLTLDSHRSVAGTYQCRATNGKQSEETLDIDVDIQFATTTLAPAKTTTKTMTTTIKTLTSTKEHITPVPIIVTKKPIEKTTKKRKPKRTTTPSVPTAEPDYREADKEQVKQDNRNKSSGMTTSYILLTVTVVFAFQKLFS; this is encoded by the exons gtGCGCCATTTTTAAACGACGATTCTTTGACCATTACTTCTATAAAAGGAAAGCAAGTTGTATTACCATGTATCGtcaaaaacttaggattttctagT ATTATATGGTTTTCACCGAGCGGTGGTGCTATAGCTAAAGACACCCATCTGTATTCACAAGATGACAGAATCTCTGTACAACATCCCTACAAAACAGACTATAACTTAGTGATAGACAACATCCGGGAATCTGACGCTGGAATATACATATGTATGGTGTTAGGTGGACAATCAGAGAAACATGTCactttaaaaatacaat CACCACCAACGCTGGACGTACAAAGATCTACACCAAACCTTAAAATAGTAATGGAAGGGGATACGTTATCATTAAAATGTGCAGCTACAGGCAAACCGGAACCTGTAATCAGCTGGTACAGAACCGTAGAAACAGATTCACCCGAGCAGACAAAAGAAG ATCTTGGAACGACTGGTACGGTTTTATCAATAAATGATATTGCCCGAGAAGCGGCTGGATCGTATGAATGTGTGGCATCTAATAATTTACCACCAAATGTGTCCAGAGAAATTATTGTAACTGTTCATT ATAAACCTCAGATATACCCACAAAATGACCAAGTAACGAAGAAGCCTGGTAAGACAGTTATATTTGAATGTGTCGCAGAGGGTTATCCCCTTCCTCAAGTTGTTTGGAGGAGAAATGGAAACATCATATCCAGAACAGAAGCGTCCAATAAATTTAGACAGGATGTATATGAAGACAAAGATTCAATAATATTGTCTCTCCGAATCAACTACCTTGACGATAATGATTTTGGTATCTACACTTGTGAAGCAGAAAATAAATATGGGTCATCGGCACATGATTATACCTTAGAAAAAACAG GAGCTCCAAAAATAGCAGTTACATCTTCATTAGTTCGTAAAATGAAAAGTGAAAATGGTGATTTAGAATGTAGAGTTCGAGGTTTTCCTAGGAGCGTTGTTTGGTTTAAAAATGGAGAAAAACTTTCACCTTCAGCTAGCAGACGATATGCTATTGAAACGTACCAAGAAGATGACGTCACTGTGTCTTCATTAACGATCGTGTCGCTTGAGACTTCAGATTTTGCAGTCTACGTGTGTCAGGCTGACAACGAATTCGGAAGTGACGAAATGGAGATACGTTTGGAACAAAGTG TTATTGATATAAGTGGACCAGCAGAAGGGAAAGTTGGAAGGGACATAACGCTAGTTTGCAACGCAACATCCGATACTATAGGAAAAGATAGTATTGTGTGGCtcaaaaacggacaacgattggTCAAGTCTGCACGCATCACTACGTCACGTGATATTAATACAGATGACAAAAGAATTTATAGTAAACTGTTCATAAACAAGATGAAACTTGGTGACAAGGGAACATACACTTGTAGAACATTGAACCTCTTAGTTAAATCTCATTCTTTAAGTATAACTCAGGTTCCAG ATGATTTTGTCAACATAGACAAGTCTTTATCAAGTCCTGCAGACGTAATCAGAAAAGAAAATAGCGGTCCTATCAAACTTATGTGTAAAGTAGAAGCTTTTCCAAGAATAATGATATTTTGGTATAAATATATCGGAAAAAGCGACGGACGAAAGCAGTATACAg AAATAGCGTCTGGTGATGAAATGTTGACATTAGACAGCCATAGATCCGTGGCAGGGACATACCAATGTCGGGCAACCAATGGGAAACAATCAGAGGAGACACTAGATATTGATGTAGACATTCAAT tTGCCACAACAACCCTTGCTCCTGCCAAGACTACCACAAAAACCATGACAACAACAATTAAAACATTGACATCTACAAAAGAGCATATTACACCGGTGCCAATTATTGTCACAAAAAAGCCGATAGAGAAAACAACAAAGAAACGGAAACCCAAACGGACAACAACACCTTCCGTACCTACTGCAGAACCTGATTATAGAGAAGCAg aCAAAGAACAAGTTAAACAGGATAACCGAAACAAAAGTTCTGGTATGACCACCAGCTATATTTTACTGACTGTGACAGTAGTCTTCGCATTCCAAAAATTGTTTTCATAG
- the LOC143073440 gene encoding cell adhesion molecule Dscam1-like isoform X1, producing MMLTLIISVLIGILNGVLGAPFLNDDSLTITSIKGKQVVLPCIVKNLGFSSIIWFSPSGGAIAKDTHLYSQDDRISVQHPYKTDYNLVIDNIRESDAGIYICMVLGGQSEKHVTLKIQSPPTLDVQRSTPNLKIVMEGDTLSLKCAATGKPEPVISWYRTVETDSPEQTKEDLGTTGTVLSINDIAREAAGSYECVASNNLPPNVSREIIVTVHYKPQIYPQNDQVTKKPGKTVIFECVAEGYPLPQVVWRRNGNIISRTEASNKFRQDVYEDKDSIILSLRINYLDDNDFGIYTCEAENKYGSSAHDYTLEKTGAPKIAVTSSLVRKMKSENGDLECRVRGFPRSVVWFKNGEKLSPSASRRYAIETYQEDDVTVSSLTIVSLETSDFAVYVCQADNEFGSDEMEIRLEQSVIDISGPAEGKVGRDITLVCNATSDTIGKDSIVWLKNGQRLVKSARITTSRDINTDDKRIYSKLFINKMKLGDKGTYTCRTLNLLVKSHSLSITQVPDDFVNIDKSLSSPADVIRKENSGPIKLMCKVEAFPRIMIFWYKYIGKSDGRKQYTEIASGDEMLTLDSHRSVAGTYQCRATNGKQSEETLDIDVDIQYPVKVSVSSRRIKKEIGMPLIAECNITGNPIIFNYWVSPKGPNSTFDHTLDIVPHESYKTMAMKIMKLNIEDFGQYTCVGGNHLGQDSVSVTILPLFATTTLAPAKTTTKTMTTTIKTLTSTKEHITPVPIIVTKKPIEKTTKKRKPKRTTTPSVPTAEPDYREADKEQVKQDNRNKSSGMTTSYILLTVTVVFAFQKLFS from the exons gtGCGCCATTTTTAAACGACGATTCTTTGACCATTACTTCTATAAAAGGAAAGCAAGTTGTATTACCATGTATCGtcaaaaacttaggattttctagT ATTATATGGTTTTCACCGAGCGGTGGTGCTATAGCTAAAGACACCCATCTGTATTCACAAGATGACAGAATCTCTGTACAACATCCCTACAAAACAGACTATAACTTAGTGATAGACAACATCCGGGAATCTGACGCTGGAATATACATATGTATGGTGTTAGGTGGACAATCAGAGAAACATGTCactttaaaaatacaat CACCACCAACGCTGGACGTACAAAGATCTACACCAAACCTTAAAATAGTAATGGAAGGGGATACGTTATCATTAAAATGTGCAGCTACAGGCAAACCGGAACCTGTAATCAGCTGGTACAGAACCGTAGAAACAGATTCACCCGAGCAGACAAAAGAAG ATCTTGGAACGACTGGTACGGTTTTATCAATAAATGATATTGCCCGAGAAGCGGCTGGATCGTATGAATGTGTGGCATCTAATAATTTACCACCAAATGTGTCCAGAGAAATTATTGTAACTGTTCATT ATAAACCTCAGATATACCCACAAAATGACCAAGTAACGAAGAAGCCTGGTAAGACAGTTATATTTGAATGTGTCGCAGAGGGTTATCCCCTTCCTCAAGTTGTTTGGAGGAGAAATGGAAACATCATATCCAGAACAGAAGCGTCCAATAAATTTAGACAGGATGTATATGAAGACAAAGATTCAATAATATTGTCTCTCCGAATCAACTACCTTGACGATAATGATTTTGGTATCTACACTTGTGAAGCAGAAAATAAATATGGGTCATCGGCACATGATTATACCTTAGAAAAAACAG GAGCTCCAAAAATAGCAGTTACATCTTCATTAGTTCGTAAAATGAAAAGTGAAAATGGTGATTTAGAATGTAGAGTTCGAGGTTTTCCTAGGAGCGTTGTTTGGTTTAAAAATGGAGAAAAACTTTCACCTTCAGCTAGCAGACGATATGCTATTGAAACGTACCAAGAAGATGACGTCACTGTGTCTTCATTAACGATCGTGTCGCTTGAGACTTCAGATTTTGCAGTCTACGTGTGTCAGGCTGACAACGAATTCGGAAGTGACGAAATGGAGATACGTTTGGAACAAAGTG TTATTGATATAAGTGGACCAGCAGAAGGGAAAGTTGGAAGGGACATAACGCTAGTTTGCAACGCAACATCCGATACTATAGGAAAAGATAGTATTGTGTGGCtcaaaaacggacaacgattggTCAAGTCTGCACGCATCACTACGTCACGTGATATTAATACAGATGACAAAAGAATTTATAGTAAACTGTTCATAAACAAGATGAAACTTGGTGACAAGGGAACATACACTTGTAGAACATTGAACCTCTTAGTTAAATCTCATTCTTTAAGTATAACTCAGGTTCCAG ATGATTTTGTCAACATAGACAAGTCTTTATCAAGTCCTGCAGACGTAATCAGAAAAGAAAATAGCGGTCCTATCAAACTTATGTGTAAAGTAGAAGCTTTTCCAAGAATAATGATATTTTGGTATAAATATATCGGAAAAAGCGACGGACGAAAGCAGTATACAg AAATAGCGTCTGGTGATGAAATGTTGACATTAGACAGCCATAGATCCGTGGCAGGGACATACCAATGTCGGGCAACCAATGGGAAACAATCAGAGGAGACACTAGATATTGATGTAGACATTCAAT ATCCTGTTAAAGTTTCAGTGTCCTCTCGTAGAATCAAGAAAGAAATTGGGATGCCATTAATAGCTGAATGCAATATAACAGGAAACCCAATCATATTCAACTATTGGGTGTCACCCAAAGGTCCTAATTCTACGTTTGACCATACATTAGACATTGTACCTCACGAAAGCTATAAAACTATGgcaatgaaaataatgaaattaaatataGAAGATTTTGGACAATATACCTGTGTTGGTGGAAACCACCTTGGCCAAGACTCAGTCAGTGTTACCATTTTACCACTTT tTGCCACAACAACCCTTGCTCCTGCCAAGACTACCACAAAAACCATGACAACAACAATTAAAACATTGACATCTACAAAAGAGCATATTACACCGGTGCCAATTATTGTCACAAAAAAGCCGATAGAGAAAACAACAAAGAAACGGAAACCCAAACGGACAACAACACCTTCCGTACCTACTGCAGAACCTGATTATAGAGAAGCAg aCAAAGAACAAGTTAAACAGGATAACCGAAACAAAAGTTCTGGTATGACCACCAGCTATATTTTACTGACTGTGACAGTAGTCTTCGCATTCCAAAAATTGTTTTCATAG
- the LOC143073440 gene encoding neural cell adhesion molecule 1-like isoform X2, whose translation MMLTLIISVLIGILNGVLGAPFLNDDSLTITSIKGKQVVLPCIVKNLGFSSIIWFSPSGGAIAKDTHLYSQDDRISVQHPYKTDYNLVIDNIRESDAGIYICMVLGGQSEKHVTLKIQYLGTTGTVLSINDIAREAAGSYECVASNNLPPNVSREIIVTVHYKPQIYPQNDQVTKKPGKTVIFECVAEGYPLPQVVWRRNGNIISRTEASNKFRQDVYEDKDSIILSLRINYLDDNDFGIYTCEAENKYGSSAHDYTLEKTGAPKIAVTSSLVRKMKSENGDLECRVRGFPRSVVWFKNGEKLSPSASRRYAIETYQEDDVTVSSLTIVSLETSDFAVYVCQADNEFGSDEMEIRLEQSVIDISGPAEGKVGRDITLVCNATSDTIGKDSIVWLKNGQRLVKSARITTSRDINTDDKRIYSKLFINKMKLGDKGTYTCRTLNLLVKSHSLSITQVPDDFVNIDKSLSSPADVIRKENSGPIKLMCKVEAFPRIMIFWYKYIGKSDGRKQYTEIASGDEMLTLDSHRSVAGTYQCRATNGKQSEETLDIDVDIQYPVKVSVSSRRIKKEIGMPLIAECNITGNPIIFNYWVSPKGPNSTFDHTLDIVPHESYKTMAMKIMKLNIEDFGQYTCVGGNHLGQDSVSVTILPLFATTTLAPAKTTTKTMTTTIKTLTSTKEHITPVPIIVTKKPIEKTTKKRKPKRTTTPSVPTAEPDYREADKEQVKQDNRNKSSGMTTSYILLTVTVVFAFQKLFS comes from the exons gtGCGCCATTTTTAAACGACGATTCTTTGACCATTACTTCTATAAAAGGAAAGCAAGTTGTATTACCATGTATCGtcaaaaacttaggattttctagT ATTATATGGTTTTCACCGAGCGGTGGTGCTATAGCTAAAGACACCCATCTGTATTCACAAGATGACAGAATCTCTGTACAACATCCCTACAAAACAGACTATAACTTAGTGATAGACAACATCCGGGAATCTGACGCTGGAATATACATATGTATGGTGTTAGGTGGACAATCAGAGAAACATGTCactttaaaaatacaat ATCTTGGAACGACTGGTACGGTTTTATCAATAAATGATATTGCCCGAGAAGCGGCTGGATCGTATGAATGTGTGGCATCTAATAATTTACCACCAAATGTGTCCAGAGAAATTATTGTAACTGTTCATT ATAAACCTCAGATATACCCACAAAATGACCAAGTAACGAAGAAGCCTGGTAAGACAGTTATATTTGAATGTGTCGCAGAGGGTTATCCCCTTCCTCAAGTTGTTTGGAGGAGAAATGGAAACATCATATCCAGAACAGAAGCGTCCAATAAATTTAGACAGGATGTATATGAAGACAAAGATTCAATAATATTGTCTCTCCGAATCAACTACCTTGACGATAATGATTTTGGTATCTACACTTGTGAAGCAGAAAATAAATATGGGTCATCGGCACATGATTATACCTTAGAAAAAACAG GAGCTCCAAAAATAGCAGTTACATCTTCATTAGTTCGTAAAATGAAAAGTGAAAATGGTGATTTAGAATGTAGAGTTCGAGGTTTTCCTAGGAGCGTTGTTTGGTTTAAAAATGGAGAAAAACTTTCACCTTCAGCTAGCAGACGATATGCTATTGAAACGTACCAAGAAGATGACGTCACTGTGTCTTCATTAACGATCGTGTCGCTTGAGACTTCAGATTTTGCAGTCTACGTGTGTCAGGCTGACAACGAATTCGGAAGTGACGAAATGGAGATACGTTTGGAACAAAGTG TTATTGATATAAGTGGACCAGCAGAAGGGAAAGTTGGAAGGGACATAACGCTAGTTTGCAACGCAACATCCGATACTATAGGAAAAGATAGTATTGTGTGGCtcaaaaacggacaacgattggTCAAGTCTGCACGCATCACTACGTCACGTGATATTAATACAGATGACAAAAGAATTTATAGTAAACTGTTCATAAACAAGATGAAACTTGGTGACAAGGGAACATACACTTGTAGAACATTGAACCTCTTAGTTAAATCTCATTCTTTAAGTATAACTCAGGTTCCAG ATGATTTTGTCAACATAGACAAGTCTTTATCAAGTCCTGCAGACGTAATCAGAAAAGAAAATAGCGGTCCTATCAAACTTATGTGTAAAGTAGAAGCTTTTCCAAGAATAATGATATTTTGGTATAAATATATCGGAAAAAGCGACGGACGAAAGCAGTATACAg AAATAGCGTCTGGTGATGAAATGTTGACATTAGACAGCCATAGATCCGTGGCAGGGACATACCAATGTCGGGCAACCAATGGGAAACAATCAGAGGAGACACTAGATATTGATGTAGACATTCAAT ATCCTGTTAAAGTTTCAGTGTCCTCTCGTAGAATCAAGAAAGAAATTGGGATGCCATTAATAGCTGAATGCAATATAACAGGAAACCCAATCATATTCAACTATTGGGTGTCACCCAAAGGTCCTAATTCTACGTTTGACCATACATTAGACATTGTACCTCACGAAAGCTATAAAACTATGgcaatgaaaataatgaaattaaatataGAAGATTTTGGACAATATACCTGTGTTGGTGGAAACCACCTTGGCCAAGACTCAGTCAGTGTTACCATTTTACCACTTT tTGCCACAACAACCCTTGCTCCTGCCAAGACTACCACAAAAACCATGACAACAACAATTAAAACATTGACATCTACAAAAGAGCATATTACACCGGTGCCAATTATTGTCACAAAAAAGCCGATAGAGAAAACAACAAAGAAACGGAAACCCAAACGGACAACAACACCTTCCGTACCTACTGCAGAACCTGATTATAGAGAAGCAg aCAAAGAACAAGTTAAACAGGATAACCGAAACAAAAGTTCTGGTATGACCACCAGCTATATTTTACTGACTGTGACAGTAGTCTTCGCATTCCAAAAATTGTTTTCATAG